tttacaaatgggatatttgtccatcagtcaacatatactgaaaatattttaaagagattttatatggataaagcacacccattgagtactccaatggttgtgagatctcttgatattaatacagatccgtttcggccttatgaaaatgatgaagaacttattggtgctgaaataccataccttagtgcaattggtgcattaatgtatcttgccaacaattctagaccagatatagctttctcagtaaacttgttagcaagatttagttcttcaccaacacgcagacactggaatggaattaagcatatattcagataccttcgaggtaccattgatatgggattgttttactcaaatgattccatgtcacaattgatcggttatgcagatgcgggatatttatctgatccccataaaggtcgatcgcaaacaggctatttatttacatgtggtggtacagctatatcatggcgttcaacaaagcaaactatggttgccacttcctcaaatcatgcagagataatagccattcatgaagcaagtcgagaatgtgtttggttaagatcaataactgaacacattcaagaaacatgtggtctttctttgacaaaagacgctccaacaatattgtatgaagacaatgctgcatgtatagctcaactgaagggaggatacatcaaaggagacagaacaaaatatatttcaccaaaattctttttcactcatgatcttcaaaagaagggtgaaatagatgtccaacaaattcgttcaagtgacaatttgacggatatgttcaccaaagcattgccaacttcaacctttgagaaaatgagatacaaaattggaatgcgtcgtcttcgagatattaagtgatattttcatcagggggagcaaaatacgcgctgtactctttttcccttagtcaaggttttgtcccactgggttttcctgataaggtttttaatgaggcagcactcaaggcgtattatcagatatgtgtactctttttccttcattaggctttttcccactgggtttttcctaataaggttttaacgaggcacatttctcgtggacatccaagggggagtattatcaaccaagtaaaatggttgtccacttaaaatggtggatagtccatttactttttaagtgggtaaattgccactaatattttcctccacttgtaaatatggctataaatatagccttaaacttcaatgtaaaaatacacaaaacatataaaagaagagaattactattactctctctatattactactctctctattaatacttccTATATtactctcttgttcttcttcctttacaAAATTGTCAagtaagttaatttataacagtTAGTGCATATATCAATTCACCTAATTATTTGTTAGATTTTGAACAAATCAATTAGGTTGTACCTAATGGGTTAAATTACTTTAGTTTGGCACTCTTAAGCCTAatctaaaattataaaaaagaacaaaagaaaaaggagataAGTTATATATCCCTAATTATGATGCTAGTTGAAAAAAGACTATAGCACCAACTAGTGATCTTATGAAACCAAGTTTCTTAAGTTCATCTAAACAATAAAGTAGATCTAGAACACGTAAAGTTATCGATTGAAATACTTAGCACTCTACAATTGATttaattacaataataataacaacccagtgaaattctacaacgtggggtctggggagggtaaagtgtacacagaccttactcctaacaaggtaggacggctgtttcagAGAGACCTACAATCGATTTAATTATAGTGTGATAAATCTGGATCAGGTGATCCCGGTTCTACTATTGAAACAAGCGCAAAAGTTAGGTGAACCAGGTTCATCTACTGATATAAAGTGCAAAATAAAACAGCAGAGAACACAATGATGTATAGTGGAAAATCTACTTGCTCAAGGGAGTAGAACTCACGACCTACACTGTGTAGGATTTTCAGTAACCTCCATTTATTTCAAAGAGCGGTTTTAGATTAAAACTCGATAGCTAAGAGACCAACTCTAGTACCTCAACTCAATAGTTAACTCTAACTGTTATAACAACTCTCCAACAAAATAAACTCCTTGTTATAGGCCTAACAATGATCACACCTTTAACAATgatataaattattacaactttATAATAATCCATctttgaaggggagccttggagtaactggtaaagttgctgccatgtgaccaggaggtcacgggttcaagccttggaaacagcctctggcagaaatgcaaggcaagactgcgtacaatagacccttgtggtcaggcccttccccggaccccgcgcatagcgggagctttagtgcaccggactgcccttttatAATAATCCATCTTTAATTGATTAAACTTCAATATTCAGTAGTACAAATTCGAACACAATTAGTGAACTAGGTTTCTGAGTTTTTGTGGAGTCTGCTCTAATGACTATTGTTCCCAAGATGATGAATTTTGTGCATATGCAATATATACGCCTCTCAATAATCTTCGTGTCCTTAAATATCATGGACTAAAATTTTTACTTCGAAATAGATTTGGAAtcctctaaaaaaaaaaatacttgacTTCTTTCTTATAGGAAGTTGCATCGTATAAAGAAACTTTTACTCCCTTTGGATTCTATTTCTCCTctttatctctttccttctttgcttctctatttttctatttatttcttttcttctttgctCCTTTATttcatctatttcttttttcttttgctattttatttctactatttatttgttttatgctttacttcAATCTTTCATATTTGTATAATGCATCGGTTGACCGCTCCTTTTCTCTAAGCTTTGAAATCAACTCTGATTTAATTGTCATTTTTCCATCAAGTAAATAAGAAATTTTTAAAgtttagttatttttaattatagaaatatgACCCTTTTTTGGgtattaaaaaaaagtatcaCATAATAAATACGTGTGTGCAGCCATGAGTTGTGTTCGACCCCACAAAAGTACATCTCAAATAACATTTTGTACAACTTTTTCAGTTGTCTTCGTCCCAGCCCTTGTTGGCTTATATTATACTAGTAAATGGACCAGTGCTTCGCGTCATTACCACATTCTCattaaatatatgaaataaCCATGTTTTTTTACTACCTGAATacaaaaaatacaaaagaaaacCATTAGTAACCAAACCTAACTTTCAACTACAGGTTCATTTAAATTCATGACTTTCGATAAGGAGTATTGACATATGTACTAAAATCTCAACAAATATTAGATCTAAACCCATAATTTTAATACTACAATGGGGAGAGAATCTTAGAGTTGAACCCATTAAATTTAAATCTTGAATCCGCCCAGCGGTCAACCTGATGCAAATGTAGTAGATGGTGTCTTCCATTAGGACACTGATGAGCAGCAATGAGGAACTATATCCACCGGCCAAATAATAAATGCTTGAATGCTCAAGATATGCCCGTAACCTCATGTGAGCTATCTTTGGATCTATGCTTCCTTTTTTTACTCCTGCATTTACAAACAAACCAAGTATCATTTTCTGGCTGGGCCAGTAAAATATGACAAAaccaaaaaatggaaaaatgacAATCAAATCAGCGTTTATTGAACGCACTTGTCATGTGAACCCGGATCAAGACATGATTTGAGTTTCCGATCAACGTGCTTCACATCTTTGGAAGTCGGAGTCAAAAGTTTACCAATCTGTTCAAATGTCAGGCAGTAAGAAGACAATGTTAAACCCAAATGAAGATTTCGGGGAAGAAGTCAGTGACATTTCCAGAAAGGAGAGGAGAGATgaaaaattccaatttccagGCATGCAGTAATAACAGGGTTAAGTACTTGCCAAAGAATCAATGGCATTTATAGAACCAGTAAGTTCTGAAATCACATGAGCTGGCTGATGACGTGATAGGACACTTCTCAGGTACCTGGTTAAAGAATCATTATCATGTCAATCAGACTGTTAGTGATTATTGTGGATTCTGTTCCAAATGAGAAAGGGGCTGAGACCTCTCAAAATCAAATGTGCCATGTGCTGCGTTAGCTCTATGCAAAGCTGTCAATGCCAACTGAAATAAGGAAAATGAAACTTAAATCAGAAAATTATCTAAGAAGATGTGCATGTGAGTATTATCTGTGGCACATTTTAAAAGAGCGCATAGAACGCAAAAGCCCGAGTTTTGCTTCACTGTGGTATCCAACTTGGTCATCAGATGAATTTCTCAGATGTCAACTATGTTACCATTCAGTGATCATCAGAAATAGTGATCACAGAGGACAATACCAATCCTGAACCAACTATGGCCATCTAGTTTACTATTGGTTAACTCATCCATAATTAGGGTAAGCAATTACAGACTCAAGATAGATCCCTGATGTAAATCCACATGGGAAAGTCCATTGTTCCTTCCCCACCATACTTACACTGGTGATCGCTCCTCTGCACATATCTTTTTCATAATGGTAACATCGCTCCTCTGCACATATCTTATATGGCATTATATTTGATGTGAATTCCTTTCTCAATACTTAACCAAATGACATTTATTGCACTTTATCagatattttatttagattAATTGAAGATCACTTCTCCTCTCCATAAAATTCCGATCAATTATCAGACAAAAAGTATAGCCTCGGTTAGTTGCCAGAGATAGTCGGGAGGAACTAGAGATAGTCATACTTAATTGTCAGGGCTAGTTACGAGGAGCTTATGGGAAATTTAGCTAGAATTGcttctttaaaaatatcaaacGAGCTAGATTTGATCTAGTCTAACCATGCTAGGAAAATTATCTGTCAATAACAGAGGACTCATTCTGAAAGAGTCTCTCTAccccacaaaggtaggggtaaggtttgcatacttcctaccctccccaaacccatCTGTGGAATtatactggatatgttgttgttgacagAAGATCCATTCTTCGTGTCCACACTTCACATGAAATCAAAAAATATGGATAGGgaacaaactatttttaaaagtttatgACTCGGTGGAACATGAAACTTTTCTTTCAACAAAGATGAAGCAAGCCTCAAAGATGTATTTAACTTTTAATATAATCCTCTGCAGGCAGGACGAGCCAGCAATTAGATTCATACAGTataaaatcatttcaaaagagtatttaaatgataaaatctaACCTGCCCAGGTGGGAGTAGAAGTGGTCCATCAGAACGCATAATCTTATCTACTTCAATCCTAGCAGTATCAAGTGAAACCTGTACTTCAGAAGAAAATAAACTTAGCTGGTATACGATTCCAGAGGTCAGAGTAATATGAATTGAATTATTTCCCATATATGAGGTAAGTAAGAACTCAATAAGGAACTACCAAATTAATTCATTATCTACAGCAGATGAATTACAGTCAGTAATGTATCGATGCATGTCAGAACGTTACGAACTACTTATGAGGGAAGTCTATTCCTTCTTCTTGTTGCATGTTGCATACACAGAAATGTTTTGAACAAATAAATTGAAGTATGAAAGAAAGATTAGTTGGTGGGTAGCTCCATGAGCTAGATAGAGATCTAGATATGAAATTCTAAGAATAAATTGAATTATAATAGTCACCATATCCCCAACATGCTATCAACTTTAATGATGTTCAAAAGAAGATTGATGATAATCTGGCAAGAAAATGCATTAACCTTGATTATCTAAGGAAGAATTAGAAACAATAGAAATGGGAAGAGTGAAATCAGCATTTCCATTGGATGGAGATCTGAAGATTTTCAATATCACATATAGATTCACATGGTTTGGGTGGTTTAACTGCAAACTACTACTATAGTTATTGAACAACATTGGATGAAATTCAATTGTCAGAAGCCAGAATTTATAAGGAGCAGAAATAGTAGAAGaacattttatttgataatAGAAAATTGTATAAAACGGCAGcctggtgcactaaagctcccgctatgtcCGGGATCCGAGGAAGGGCCAGACCACaaaggtctattgtacgcaaccttacccTGCATTTCTGGAAGAGGCAATTTGTATGGAAAAGGAAATAACAATTTGTTTTTATATGTTAATCTACATCTACCCCACCACTAACCCCCTCCCAGGAGTCAATTGTGGCCCTTTTACTTCATTAATTCCCTTCGTTACTTGAACTACCTTATCTTGTCGAAAGGAAATAGCAATTACCTTCAGTGCCACAAGCTGGTCGTCATCTTTAGCTCCACAGAACTCCTAAAGTTTCAAGAGCAATAATCAATAATTGCAATAATGAAATCACGAAGTAGTACGAGTGGAAATAACTACCAATTAAAAGGAAGATAGCAACACAACAATTATTACTCAAAGGGGCTAGTGTAATAGATCAACAGAAAAAGACCTCTAAATCACTGATAAAACCTTCAAGAGCACGATATGGAGCGTAAACAATAAGATCAAATCCTAGACTCTGCAAAAGAAAGGTTAGAAAATGGTTGATTAAAGCAAGATTTTAAGGAAAATGTAGAATGAAATGACCTTCAAATAAAATCCATGCCTGGAAAACCAACATCTCATTATTGAGGATTACATGATGATCCTGTCCAATCCCCTTACCAAGCTCCTCAGCTGATACATGATTTTCCTCTGCCTTGCAAGCTGCATATATGCAGGTTAACCTACAAAAAGGAAGAGGGAGGGGAGCTAGTAAGCTTTGTCTCTGTCAACTATCAACTACTATATGCATCATATATGTGGATTCCAGACGACTTTGTATATGTTTTTAAAATGCACTTCAACGAATTTGGAAAAAGTAACTTTTGTTCAAATGACCAACCAAACATTGCATAAAGATAGGGGGGGACTAGTAAGATTTTCTTCTATTGGGGAGTGAGAGAAAGCACAGAGAAGATAGATAAGAAGCTCACATAATGTCTTTAGGGTGATGTTCCATCACAGACCATTGTAGATAAAACCTCTTAAAATAAATGAGAGCTGTTGCCTGCAAACAAGCATGAGAACTGTTTAACCTTCTAGTTGATTCATTATAGTGGCAGATCCAATAATCAAAACTTTATACCTGAATCTTACGTGGGAACTTAAAGGCATCACAAACGTCTTGAATTTTGAACTCGTAAAAAGCCCTTAGAAGTTGTTCTTCTTCAACCTTGAGTGGTTTAGGACGCTTTTCAGCTAACACGCCAACCAAAATAGCAACCAAAAGAATGATAAGAATTATGATTATCTTCCAAGATTAAAGGGAGGCAAACCAGAAACTTTATAGTTTTTTCTAGTTTTACTTTGGTCTGAACAAATGCAATCTTACCACTATCTTTTGCATCATTTTGACTTTCAGCATACGAGAACGACCCATCAATATCAACTTCCATTCGCGTTGTTCCATACTTCACAATAGAATTAGCTATCAGTATTATTCATAAGCCCACAAGCACTATAAATCAGACCTATGTTCTGGGCCATAAAAGTTTCAAGTAAAATGCTGCCTATAAAATTAGACAAATTGTTGAAGCAGTGAGAAAGGTAAAATAATTGTTTGGAAAAAACATAAGGCAGGCATATAGAATCTCATACACCATACACataaaatggaaaagaaattcTACTCAATCTAACTCTATGGGATAAAATCGGGCTTAAGACTTGGGCCAATCAAGAAATGACGCGTGAAAAGAAGAATAGGTTTAAAGTGAGACTTAGCAGGGACAACACCAAATGCTATCCTCAGAACATGACCAGTAAGGGTAATCCTATCAATGAAAAATCCGAAGTCAAGATGGTCGAGGCTGGAGTCATATTGGCAAAGCCCACCTAGCTCCAGAAATACGAGACCGGGCACTAGGTTGTGACCAGACAAGATAAGGTCAAGATAGGTTCAGGGGTTCAGCCGTTGGGGAAGAGTCCGAGATCTCAGCCAGCCGTTGTGGAAAGAGCCTGAGATCTCAGTCAGTTGTTACGTAACTGACGTAAACACGCATTAATGGACTAATGAGGGCGAGATCCATGGAAGTTACTCTCTAAGGTTAGCTATAAAAAGTCTTATGTCTACATGTTGTAAGCCATCTGATTTTTACTCATTTTACCAACATTATACTCTTACTTTGTGTTCTTAAGCTCTGAAGCTCTATGTCCATTGTTTTGAATAATATCAATAAGATCAAGCTTACCCGGTGACACCGCTAGCTATCAGCATCGGAACTCAGGTTCATTCTATTAACTTGACTTATCGTTTCATGTCTATACCATATTTGTTATTCAAGTTGCCATGTTCATATTGAATAAGCAAATTATAGTATACAAACCACGTGTTTTGGACATCTCAATATGTGTGTGCTTGAACCACGCCTCAAGGATAAACACGAACTACAACATCAAAAGGTCAAAGAACACATTCATATTGCCTCCATCAGAACAAAACCACAAGCACacagaaaatgaaaaaagataattaaacAAAATTAAGGAAATGGAACTAGCATACCTTCTCTAGTGCTTGTTTTGCTCTTTGATTAGCAACTTTATACTTATGTTTCTGTGAATACAGTAAACCATTCACAAAACccgaaaaattaaataaaaatgggaaaacgaaaaaaaaaatgatattctcCAAGATTGAATTTTGATGAACAAATTGTAACTCACAATATCTTGGGGAGTAAAAATCCACTTGGTTCTATGAGTAGATGTCCTGAAATCAGCCATGTCTTGTCTCTGCGGATTCTAATTTTCGTTTGGATGTACTCTTCCAATAAACTATGCCATGGCTACACATTTCATTTCTAGAAGACCTTCAAAGGTGTCAAAATAATTCTAAAATGGACAGAACCAATTAAATTTAACCTAATCGAATggattattaaaattttaaaataagatcATAGATTTCAATGTATAATTATGATTGTAGCAAAACTAGTTGTTAACAGGAAATTTGAGAAaacataatagtaaatattctgAAAAGCATAATATAGTGCAAGCTAAAGCAGAAAGACGTTCGTCAAACAGACAAGCTATTCTTCTCCATATaagcaaaagaaaatatttagagGTTCAAAGTAAGAACACCATgaataggaaaaaataaaaatacccaAATTAGTATTATTGACAAGTATTACAACACAACAAACTATCTCACGCATTTCCCTTGCCAATAACACAGGAAAAGAGCTATTTTTCAGCTTCTTATGGAGTAAGTACTATCTAATTTTAAGACCAAATTAAAGCTTCCACTTCACgaagaaatagaaaataaaacaccGGGACAAGAAAAAACAGACCCATAAGCAAATAATTGGATATAGGCATTCAGGAAATAAATAGAGGAGAAACTCTGGTGATCGGAGAACTTACTGCAGATTTTTTGCCGGTGAAATGATCGCCGGGGAGACCAGCTTGAATATTCCGGAAAGGCCTCGAGGCTTTGTGatggaagaaaataaataagcaCCGTCACTGTGAAGTGCTCTCATTTATTCATGCCCCCGTAAGCTATGAAGTATAAAACATCTCGCACAATCACGTTACTCCCTCTGCGGAAATTAATTGCTAAACTTTCCGAATTTTGGGAATCAATTTTTATGAGATTTAGATCATTTGGATTTTTCAAAAGTAAAATGTAAATATTTGAAATCTAGATTTAAAGAATAGTAGTTGTCATAATAATtgaataatttatgaaaatttcaaagATATATggcaaaaaattaatttgaattttgtgatttaataatatcacataaattggacGGAAAGCGTATTCAAGACGTAATTAGAGGCTACTCTATTTGAGTTGactataacaacaataacaatccagtgaaattccacaacgtgggtctggagaggataaagtgtacacagaccttactcctaccaaggtaggacggctgtttcccaGAGACCCTCGGttcaaaaaaagcataaaaagaggtcagataaggctaagaagttcaaagcgttataggaaagcaaataacgaataacgcaaataacaAAAGCGGcacagataaaataaagtaatcaaagtacaaaaagtaatagaaagataataacaaaagtcagagcacaagaaattatagtgcgctaatgcgcctactaatacggaagaataacgagactatatACTAgctttctaccctaatatgagtcctccacactctcctatctaaggtcatgtcctcggtaagctgtaactgcgccatgtcctgtctagtcacctctccccaatatttcttcggcctacccctaccttctctgaaaccatccatggccaacctctcacacctccgcactggggtatttgtgtctctcctcttcacatgcccaaaccatctcagtcacatttcccgcatcttgtcttccatcgaggtcactcctaccttgtcctgaatagcctcatttctaatcctgtcgctcctggtatgcccacacatccatctcaacattctcatctcggctactttcatcttttgaacgtgagagaccttaactaaCCAACACTctaccccatataacatagccgatctaaccaccactttgtagaacttgcccttaagttgtggtggcaccttcttgtcacatagcacaccgaaaGCGAGCCTcaatttcatccaccctgccccaatacgatgtgtgacatcatcgtcaatctccccactgccttgcatgatagacctaaggtacttgaaactacttttcttttggatggcctggtcaccaagcctaacttccgcgccaacctcctgagatgtcttactgaacttgcactctaagtactctgtcttggtttTACTCAGCTtcaaccctttagactccaatgtaggtctccaatcctccagcttagcgttaactccgctacgagtctcatcaatcaggactatgtcgtccgcaaaaagcatacaccatggcacctcaccttgaatttgtcgcgtcaatccatccatcaccaaggcaaataaaaacggactaagggttgatccttgatgcaactccatcacaactggaaagtgctctgagtcccctt
This region of Solanum dulcamara chromosome 9, daSolDulc1.2, whole genome shotgun sequence genomic DNA includes:
- the LOC129904144 gene encoding cyclin-H1-1-like isoform X1; the encoded protein is MADFRTSTHRTKWIFTPQDIKHKYKVANQRAKQALEKYGTTRMEVDIDGSFSYAESQNDAKDSAEKRPKPLKVEEEQLLRAFYEFKIQDVCDAFKFPRKIQATALIYFKRFYLQWSVMEHHPKDIMLTCIYAACKAEENHVSAEELGKGIGQDHHVILNNEMLVFQSLGFDLIVYAPYRALEGFISDLEEFCGAKDDDQLVALKVSLDTARIEVDKIMRSDGPLLLPPGQLALTALHRANAAHGTFDFERYLRSVLSRHQPAHVISELTGSINAIDSLIGKLLTPTSKDVKHVDRKLKSCLDPGSHDKSKKRKHRSKDSSHEVTGIS
- the LOC129904144 gene encoding cyclin-H1-1-like isoform X2, translated to MEVDIDGSFSYAESQNDAKDSAEKRPKPLKVEEEQLLRAFYEFKIQDVCDAFKFPRKIQATALIYFKRFYLQWSVMEHHPKDIMLTCIYAACKAEENHVSAEELGKGIGQDHHVILNNEMLVFQSLGFDLIVYAPYRALEGFISDLEEFCGAKDDDQLVALKVSLDTARIEVDKIMRSDGPLLLPPGQLALTALHRANAAHGTFDFERYLRSVLSRHQPAHVISELTGSINAIDSLIGKLLTPTSKDVKHVDRKLKSCLDPGSHDKSKKRKHRSKDSSHEVTGIS